From Anopheles darlingi chromosome 2, idAnoDarlMG_H_01, whole genome shotgun sequence, the proteins below share one genomic window:
- the LOC125952565 gene encoding DNA polymerase delta subunit 2: MLFPEDFSNPPSGANFERLKVEYVYRSEKFHFQSRDFSKQFSFIYSSRLDEMVPLISGRVVEKWGKEMPIKRLADLREECPQKCVIIGTLFKHQELKPSILREISEENQLAPQPPRSHYTDEKDILILEDALQRIRLVGNIDVHSVVTGVVCALLGYQESDGRFFVEDYLFYEGGPQKPLKSLENSPLLVLISGLNQTAANDCSLSLELLQQWLFGNLEGVGQSQDWEAASVARIVIAGNSVKATLKHKNHLHTKSTNEATELVAAVKAVDTLVHNLAQSVPVDLMPGEFDPANHMIPQQPMHQCLFPQSAEFASFHGVPNPYAFELAGRQIVGTSGQNVLDVMRFSKIENPLEALKATLRWSHLFPTAPDTLPCYPYYQKDPFILSECPHVYFAGNCGDFMTEQWASANGQTTRLICVPSFSEQQTIAVVNLRTMECKKVSFAVESFGDGEE, encoded by the exons ATGTTGTTTCCAGAGGACTTCTCGAACCCACCCTCGGGGGCCAACTTTGAACGGTTGAAGGTGGAGTACGTGTACCGATCGGAGAAGTTCCACTTTCAGAGTCGCGACTTCTCCAAGCAGTTCTCCTTCATCTACTCTTCGCGGTTGGATGAAATGGTGCCGCTGATATCGGGCCGCGTGGTCGAGAAGTGGGGCAAAGAAATGCCGATTAAACGGCTGGCGGATCTGCGGGAAGAATGTCCACAGAAGTGTGTTATTATTGGGACTCTATTCAAGCATCAG GAACTGAAACCGAGCATACTAAGAGAAATTTCGGAGGAAAATCAGTTGGCACCGCAGCCACCTCGGTCCCATTATACCGATGAGAAGGATATTCTTATACTAGAGGATGCGCTGCAGCGAATTCGATTGGTTGGAAACATCGACGTGCATTCCGTAGTTACGGGAGTCGTCTGCGCATTGCTGG GATACCAAGAATCAGATGGACGCTTCTTTGTCGAGGATTACCTATTCTATGAGGGAGGACCACAGAAACCTCTTAAATCGTTGGAAAATTCTCCTTTGCTAGTGCTTATATCGGGCTTGAATCAG ACTGCAGCCAATGACTGTTCCCTTTCGCTCGAGCTACTACAACAATGGCTTTTTGGCAATTTGGAAGGTGTTGGTCAGAGCCAGGACTGGGAGGCGGCTAGCGTGGCGCGAATTGTGATTGCCGGGAACTCGGTCAAGGCAACGCTGAAACACAAAAATCATTTACATACAAAGTCTACAAACGAGGCGACAGAGCTGGTGGCAGCAGTCAAAGCTGTGGACACTTTAGTGCACAACCTAGCTCAATCTGTTCCGGTCGATTTGATGCCGGGTGAGTTCGATCCTGCCAATCACATGATTCCGCAACAACCGATGCACCAGTGCCTGTTTCCGCAGTCAGCTGAGTTTGCCAGCTTCCATGGTGTCCCGAACCCATATGCATTCGAGTTGGCTGGTAGACAGATTGTCGGAACGTCCGGGCAAAATGTGCTGGACGTAATGCGGTTCTCCAAGATTGAAAATCCACTGGAAGCGCTAAAGGCAACCCTGCGTTGGAGTCATCTATTTCCTACGGCGCCGGATACATTACCCTGTTATCCGTACTATCAGAAGGATCCGTTCATTCTGAGCGAGTGTCCGCATGTTTATTTTGCTGGAAACTGTGGAGATTTTATGACGGAACAGTGGGCCAGTGCGAACGGACAAACCACACGCTTGATTTGTGTCCCATCATTTTCCGAACAACAAACCATTGCGGTTGTCAATCTTCGTACGATGGAATGCAAGAAGGTGAGCTTCGCCGTAGAGAGCTTTGGCGATGGTGAGGAATGA
- the LOC125952575 gene encoding protein D2-like, producing the protein MSISRCSTITRSLFSTSIRLFSSVVAKNMEKHEVVPDVIPVAPTAVAKVSYPSGAVVSEGNVLTPTQVKDVPTVEWNAEGDALYTLCMTDPDAPSRKEPTYREWHHWLVGNIPGGDVAKGETLSAYVGSGPPPGTGLHRYVFLVYKQNGKLTFDEPRLTNTSGDNRGGFAIRKFAEKYKLGNPVAGNLYQAEWDDYVPLLYKQLGA; encoded by the coding sequence ATGTCGATTAGCCGGTGCTCGACGATAACCCGTTCTTTATTCTCAACTTCGATCCGCCTGTTCAGTTCCGTCGTTgcgaaaaacatggaaaagcACGAAGTGGTTCCCGACGTTATTCCGGTCGCACCGACCGCAGTGGCCAAAGTCTCCTATCCGAGCGGTGCCGTCGTCAGCGAGGGAAACGTTCTAACCCCCACGCAGGTTAAGGACGTTCCGACGGTCGAGTGGAACGCGGAAGGGGACGCGCTGTATACGCTCTGCATGACCGATCCGGACGCACCAAGTCGCAAGGAACCGACGTACCGCGAGTGGCACCACTGGCTGGTCGGAAACATTCCCGGTGGCGATGTGGCGAAGGGTGAAACACTGTCGGCGTACGTTGGTTCGGGCCCACCACCCGGCACCGGCCTGCACCGGTACGTTTTCCTGGTGTACAAACAGAATGGCAAGCTAACGTTCGACGAGCCGCGGCTAACGAACACCAGCGGTGATAACCGTGGCGGATTCGCCATTCGCAAGTTTGCCGAGAAGTACAAGCTGGGCAATCCGGTTGCTGGAAACCTCTACCAGGCGGAATGGGATGATTACGTTCCACTGCTGTACAAGCAGCTGGGAGCTTAG
- the LOC125952566 gene encoding actin-related protein 2/3 complex subunit 1A-B: MTERLSFGGTVNPITCHAWNKDRSQIAISPNNNEVHIYKRDGAEWKLTDVLNQHDLRVMGIDWAPNTNRIVTCAVDRNAYVWTQGDDGKWKPTLVLLRINRAATCVRWSPLENKFAVGSGARLISVCYFESENDWWVSKHIKKPIRSTVTSLDWHPNNVLLVAGSTDYKVRVFSAFIKDIEQHPEPTAWGPKKPLGQILAEFKNSTSGGGWVHSVSFSADGNRICWVGHDSAINVAMANGGGVAIKQKTEYLPFQCCEWISPQSILVAGHSCVPLIYTVTDEGKIVLAAKLDQSTKKEQSGISAMRIFQSLDRNLRTENSDTSLESIHQNAISCLCVYKGEKGNVERISTSGLDGQLVIWDIDTLTRSMQGLKL; this comes from the exons ATGACCGAACGACTCTCTTTTGGTGGCACCGTAAATCCGATCACTTGCCACGCCTGGAATAAGGATCGGTCGC AGATCGCCATCTCGCCGAACAACAATGAGGTGCACATTTACAAGCGTGATGGTGCGGAGTGGAAGCTGACGGATGTCCTGAATCAACATGATCTGCGTGTGATGGGCATTGACTGGGCACCGAACACGAACCGTATCGTGACCTGTGCCGTCGATCGGAATGCGTACGTGTGGACGCAGGGCGACGATGGCAAGTGGAAGCCGacgttggtgttgctgcgcaTCAACCGAGCGGCCACCTGTGTACGCTGGTCACCGTTGGAGAACAAGTTTGCGGTCGGCTCGGGAGCACGCCTGATATCGGTGTGTTACTTCGAGTCGGAGAACGATTGGTGGGTGTCGAAGCATATCAAAAAGCCGATCCGTTCGACGGTAACATCGCTGGATTGGCACCCGAACAatgtgctgttggtggccggATCGACCGACTACAAGGTGCGCGTGTTTTCCGCCTTCATCAAGGACATCGAGCAGCATCCGGAACCGACGGCTTGGGGACCGAAGAAACCGCTCGGGCAGATACTGGCCGAGTTCAAGAACTCGACCAGCGGCGGTGGCTGGGTGCACAGTGTGAGCTTCTCGGCCGACGGGAACCGTATCTGCTGGGTGGGACACGACAGTGCCATCAATGTGGCGATGGCAAATGGTGGCGGGGTAGCGATTAAGCAGAAAACGGAGTACCTTCCGTTCCAATGCTGTGAGTGGATCTCACCACAATCGATCCTGGTGGCCGGCCATAGCTGCGTGCCGCTGATCTACACCGTAACGGATGAGGGGAAGATTGTGCTGGCCGCTAAGCTGGACCAATCGACCAAGAAGGAGCAGAGTGGTATCTCGGCCATGCGCATCTTCCAGTCGCTCGATCGCAATCTGCGGACCGAAAATTCCGATACCAGTCTGGAATCGATCCACCAGAACGCCATCAGCTGCTTGTGCGTGTACAAAGGTGAGAAGGGCAACGTGGAGCGCATCAGTACGTCCGGTTTAGACGGACAGCTGGTCATCTGGGACATCGACACACTGACCCGGTCCATGCAGGGACTGAAGCTTTAA